A region from the Phycisphaerales bacterium genome encodes:
- the speA gene encoding biosynthetic arginine decarboxylase, whose translation MATISTRSAFLHGQWTPQDSAGLYGVADWGKGFVSVNSEGHLAILPTKTPAAQIDLHEVIAGLVERGIHTPVLLRFNDILDYRLREIRRAFDEAMGEQGYSGGYSCVYPIKVNQQRHVCEQMARACVELDFGLEAGSKPELLAVLGLSAAAGGPGVNGMPIICNGFKDDEFIETVILATKLGRNIIPVVEKFSELELIVKHAKAYNVRPKIGLRVKLSARGAGRWEGSAGVRSKFGLFVSECLKAVEFLKTHGMLDCLNLIHCHVGSQLYDIRVLKNAVNELAHVYCELHKMGAGLSMLDIGGGMGVDYDGSQSAWPSSINYTVAEYARDVVYRVKAVCDDAEVPHPKLITESGRAMVAYSSVLVVDVLGVSRFESDPDLAWIEQAMKDEVAGVTPAAIKARKGNGTPEATKPAGGEKGEVPQPVLDLLDAYKGITDRNLMETYHDATQARDEAMSLFSLGYISLPMRAAAERLFWAVGQRILDRATKKGDLPEELESLPELLSDIYFCNFSLFQSMPDSWAIDQLFPIVPIHRLNEQPTRHGILGDITCDSDGKIDHFVDKRIDKKALELHDLITKVDEHGVTTHEPYYLGVFLLGAYQEILGDLHNLLGDTHAVHISLEENGEWRLDEVIEGDTVEEVLGYVQYDIDDMKRAMRQDVEAACKQSRLTVAEGKSLLKYYDDGLEGYTYLEG comes from the coding sequence ATGGCCACCATCTCCACCCGCAGCGCATTTCTTCATGGACAGTGGACCCCGCAGGACTCGGCCGGCCTGTATGGCGTGGCGGACTGGGGGAAGGGCTTCGTGAGCGTGAACTCGGAGGGGCATCTGGCCATCCTCCCGACGAAGACGCCCGCGGCCCAGATCGATCTGCACGAGGTCATCGCCGGGCTTGTGGAACGCGGCATCCACACGCCGGTGCTCCTTCGCTTCAATGACATCCTCGACTATCGCCTGCGCGAGATCCGGCGGGCCTTCGACGAGGCGATGGGCGAGCAGGGGTATTCGGGCGGGTACTCGTGCGTGTACCCCATCAAGGTGAACCAGCAGCGCCACGTCTGCGAGCAGATGGCGCGGGCGTGCGTGGAACTCGACTTCGGGCTGGAGGCGGGATCCAAACCGGAGTTGCTCGCGGTGCTGGGGCTTTCGGCGGCGGCGGGCGGGCCGGGCGTCAACGGGATGCCCATCATCTGCAACGGGTTCAAGGACGACGAGTTCATCGAGACCGTCATCCTCGCGACCAAACTCGGGCGGAACATCATCCCCGTGGTCGAGAAGTTCTCGGAACTCGAACTGATCGTCAAGCACGCGAAGGCGTACAACGTCCGCCCGAAGATCGGGCTGCGCGTGAAACTGTCGGCCCGTGGCGCGGGGCGCTGGGAAGGCTCGGCGGGCGTCCGCTCGAAGTTCGGGCTGTTTGTCTCGGAGTGCCTGAAGGCCGTCGAGTTCCTCAAGACGCACGGGATGCTCGATTGCCTGAACCTGATCCACTGCCACGTGGGGAGCCAGTTGTACGACATCCGTGTCCTGAAGAATGCGGTGAACGAGTTGGCGCACGTCTACTGCGAACTCCACAAGATGGGCGCGGGGCTGTCGATGCTGGATATCGGCGGCGGGATGGGCGTGGACTATGACGGGAGCCAGTCGGCCTGGCCCAGTTCCATCAACTACACCGTGGCGGAGTATGCCCGGGATGTGGTCTATCGCGTGAAGGCCGTCTGCGATGATGCCGAGGTCCCCCATCCCAAACTCATCACCGAGTCCGGGCGGGCGATGGTGGCGTACTCGTCGGTGCTCGTGGTGGACGTGCTGGGGGTGAGCCGATTCGAGTCCGACCCGGATCTCGCGTGGATCGAGCAGGCGATGAAAGACGAGGTCGCCGGGGTCACGCCCGCGGCAATCAAAGCCCGCAAGGGCAACGGCACGCCCGAGGCCACCAAGCCCGCCGGCGGTGAGAAGGGTGAGGTGCCCCAGCCCGTGCTCGACCTGCTCGACGCGTACAAGGGCATCACCGACCGGAACCTGATGGAGACGTATCACGACGCCACACAGGCGCGCGATGAGGCGATGAGCCTCTTCTCGCTTGGGTACATCTCCCTCCCCATGCGGGCGGCGGCGGAGCGGCTCTTCTGGGCGGTCGGCCAGCGGATCCTCGACCGGGCGACCAAGAAGGGCGACCTCCCCGAGGAACTCGAGAGCCTGCCGGAACTCCTGAGCGATATCTATTTCTGCAACTTCTCGCTCTTCCAGTCGATGCCCGACTCGTGGGCGATCGATCAACTCTTCCCCATCGTGCCGATCCATCGCCTCAATGAACAGCCCACTCGTCATGGCATCTTGGGCGATATCACCTGCGACTCCGACGGCAAGATCGACCACTTCGTGGACAAGCGCATCGACAAGAAGGCCCTCGAACTCCACGACCTCATCACCAAGGTCGATGAGCATGGCGTGACGACGCACGAGCCGTATTACCTGGGCGTCTTCCTGCTCGGGGCGTATCAGGAGATCCTGGGCGACCTGCACAACCTCTTGGGCGACACCCATGCCGTGCACATCAGCCTTGAGGAGAACGGCGAGTGGCGCCTCGACGAGGTCATCGAGGGGGACACCGTCGAGGAGGTGCTGGGGTATGTCCAGTACGACATCGACGACATGAAGCGGGCGATGCGCCAGGATGTCGAGGCGGCGTGCAAGCAGTCGCGGCTCACCGTCGCCGAGGGGAAGAGCCTGCTCAAGTACTACGATGATGGGCTTGAGGGGTACACGTACCTCGAGGGGTGA
- a CDS encoding DUF4261 domain-containing protein: MTFHCEGQSVTMVAIPAPIPAPEIDAAAEASFMWPDAKEAMKAMRAHAILASIQDQKPTHESAVQLAVLNTRLAASLCSCGSAVGVYWGSAALLHEPEAFAEFASTLLEDGTLPVMLWINIMVGAKGPKGPFNLSTHGMGSFGHKEFEILGSTMPPNDLRMMIMDVIGYVLENGPVLKHGETFGPDEDTEWSVEHTTSTITKGLPVIRLGFQ; encoded by the coding sequence ATGACATTCCATTGCGAGGGCCAGAGCGTCACCATGGTGGCGATCCCCGCGCCGATACCGGCCCCCGAGATCGATGCCGCGGCCGAGGCGTCGTTCATGTGGCCCGACGCAAAGGAAGCCATGAAGGCCATGCGGGCGCACGCGATTCTCGCCTCGATCCAGGACCAGAAGCCGACTCATGAGAGTGCCGTGCAACTCGCCGTGCTCAACACTCGTCTCGCCGCCTCGTTGTGCTCGTGCGGCTCCGCGGTCGGCGTGTACTGGGGAAGTGCCGCGCTGTTGCACGAGCCAGAGGCCTTCGCCGAGTTCGCCTCAACACTCCTCGAAGACGGCACGCTTCCCGTCATGCTCTGGATCAACATCATGGTCGGCGCAAAAGGTCCAAAGGGACCCTTCAATCTGTCCACGCACGGGATGGGTTCTTTCGGCCACAAAGAGTTCGAGATCCTCGGCTCAACCATGCCCCCCAACGACCTTCGGATGATGATCATGGATGTCATCGGATACGTGCTCGAGAACGGCCCGGTCCTGAAGCACGGCGAGACCTTCGGGCCCGATGAAGACACCGAGTGGAGCGTCGAACACACCACGTCAACGATCACCAAGGGCTTGCCCGTCATCCGGCTTGGGTTCCAATGA
- a CDS encoding glycosyltransferase has translation MISYIIPTRDRHDTLHETLGSLSRLGPHDAEVIIADNASHEPVRVPATLDSGVSVRVLRLDGNLGAAARNHVAEIASGEWLVMLDDDSSPDNLGFIEVLRAAEPDVHAVAAEIHLPHQNGRAIREHGGLPEVFIGCGVAIRTDDYRRLGGYDASFGYYAEEYDLAARMLLAGGRIALDRRFRVTHRKVSQSRDFSRIVRNLVRNNSWVARRYCPSDDGWNTEAWRHITRYARIARKEHAIAGYARGLFDLATTWFDQPTTPMPQSLWDRFTGLHAARKALAHEIATRGPLGQVAIVAPGKNEWAVRQALDELGIATNAAPDHADTLVLGTLSPGPMLDAFDAWTSRHPRVVMPWLVDDAGCAIDSDQPPNTTPNFRPDPDRTLLAPQIRISA, from the coding sequence ATGATCTCGTACATCATCCCCACACGCGATCGCCACGACACGCTCCACGAGACGCTTGGGTCGCTCTCACGCCTCGGCCCGCACGACGCCGAGGTCATCATCGCCGACAACGCCTCACATGAGCCGGTCCGAGTGCCCGCAACGTTGGACTCGGGCGTGAGCGTTCGCGTGCTTCGACTCGACGGGAACCTCGGAGCCGCCGCTCGGAACCACGTTGCCGAAATCGCCTCGGGCGAATGGCTCGTCATGCTCGACGACGACTCCTCGCCCGACAATCTCGGCTTCATCGAGGTGCTGCGTGCCGCGGAGCCGGATGTACACGCCGTCGCCGCAGAGATCCATCTCCCACACCAGAACGGCCGTGCCATTCGCGAGCACGGCGGCCTCCCCGAGGTCTTCATCGGCTGCGGCGTCGCCATCCGTACCGACGACTACCGACGCCTCGGCGGCTACGACGCGTCGTTCGGCTATTACGCCGAGGAATACGACCTCGCCGCACGAATGCTCCTCGCTGGCGGGCGCATCGCCCTCGATCGCCGCTTCCGTGTCACCCATCGCAAGGTGAGCCAATCTCGCGATTTCTCACGGATCGTCCGAAATCTCGTCCGCAACAACTCGTGGGTCGCACGCCGATACTGCCCGAGCGACGACGGATGGAACACCGAGGCCTGGCGGCACATCACCCGCTACGCCCGCATCGCCCGCAAGGAGCACGCGATCGCCGGCTACGCTCGAGGCCTCTTCGATCTCGCCACGACGTGGTTCGATCAGCCCACAACGCCCATGCCACAATCGCTCTGGGATCGCTTCACAGGGTTGCACGCCGCACGCAAGGCACTCGCGCACGAGATCGCCACGCGTGGCCCACTCGGACAGGTCGCGATCGTCGCCCCCGGCAAGAACGAATGGGCCGTGCGCCAGGCGCTCGATGAGCTCGGGATCGCTACGAATGCCGCACCCGACCACGCCGACACACTCGTCCTCGGCACCCTCAGCCCCGGCCCGATGCTCGACGCGTTCGACGCGTGGACATCACGCCACCCGAGGGTGGTCATGCCATGGCTGGTTGATGACGCGGGCTGTGCTATAGATTCAGATCAGCCACCAAACACAACGCCGAACTTCAGGCCCGATCCAGATCGTACTTTGCTTGCGCCTCAGATCCGGATATCTGCCTGA
- a CDS encoding deoxyhypusine synthase, with the protein MPSDKPRWTKKDLLSRPVKHVDITSFDARPVIKSYRDMAFSSRTLAQAADIYSMMLKDKDCGVILTLAGSVISAGLKKAVVTLVENNMIDAIVSTGANIVDQDFFEGLGFKHYIAPGSPEAPPVDDPTLRDLMIDRIYDTYIDEDDLRDCDDTTKKVFDAFAPGAYSSREFIEAMGSYLAKHHPRNESLVKSCYLKRVPIFVPAFSDCSAGFGIVLHQTEAIEQGKPMVAIDSGKDFRELTDIKLACKDTGLLMLGGGVPKNFAQDIVVAAELLSERKGGKARGDIGMHKYAIQLTVADSRDGALSGSTLREACSWGKVDVVHEQMVFGELSALFPILASDAYHRAEWKKRKGFKFADLFEKGDGTPDFMKATPRKPAKAR; encoded by the coding sequence ATGCCAAGCGACAAGCCCAGGTGGACGAAGAAGGACCTCCTCAGCCGCCCCGTCAAGCACGTGGACATCACGTCCTTCGACGCGCGACCCGTCATCAAGAGTTACCGCGACATGGCCTTCTCGTCGCGCACCCTCGCCCAGGCCGCCGACATCTACTCCATGATGCTCAAGGACAAGGACTGTGGCGTCATCCTCACCCTCGCCGGCAGCGTCATCTCCGCCGGCCTGAAGAAGGCGGTCGTCACCCTCGTCGAGAACAACATGATCGACGCGATCGTCTCGACCGGCGCCAACATCGTCGACCAGGACTTCTTCGAGGGGCTCGGGTTCAAGCACTACATCGCCCCGGGCAGCCCCGAGGCCCCGCCCGTCGATGATCCCACCCTCCGCGATCTCATGATCGACCGCATCTACGACACCTACATCGACGAGGACGACCTCCGCGACTGCGACGACACGACCAAGAAGGTCTTCGACGCCTTCGCGCCGGGGGCCTACTCCAGCCGCGAGTTCATCGAGGCCATGGGGTCATACCTCGCCAAGCACCACCCCAGGAACGAGAGCCTCGTGAAGTCGTGCTACCTGAAGCGCGTCCCGATCTTCGTCCCCGCCTTCAGCGACTGCTCCGCCGGCTTCGGCATCGTCCTCCACCAGACCGAAGCGATCGAACAGGGCAAGCCCATGGTCGCCATCGACAGCGGCAAGGACTTCCGCGAACTCACCGACATCAAACTGGCGTGCAAGGACACGGGCCTCCTCATGCTCGGCGGCGGCGTCCCCAAGAACTTCGCCCAGGACATCGTCGTCGCCGCCGAACTCCTGAGCGAGCGCAAGGGCGGCAAGGCCCGAGGCGACATCGGCATGCACAAGTACGCCATCCAACTCACCGTCGCCGACTCGCGCGATGGCGCCCTCTCCGGCTCCACCCTCCGCGAGGCCTGCAGTTGGGGCAAGGTCGACGTCGTCCACGAGCAGATGGTCTTCGGCGAACTCTCCGCCCTCTTCCCCATCCTCGCCAGCGACGCCTACCACCGCGCCGAGTGGAAGAAGCGCAAGGGCTTCAAGTTCGCCGACCTCTTCGAGAAGGGCGACGGCACGCCCGACTTCATGAAGGCCACACCCCGCAAGCCCGCCAAGGCTCGCTAA
- a CDS encoding adenylyltransferase/cytidyltransferase family protein: protein MAKRAGSSGSGGGGGEGGRASATGKVLSREDLIARRDAARKKGLRVAQCHGCFDIVHPGHIRHLRQARSHADVLLVSITGDAAYSKRQGAPLIPEELRAENLAELDCVDWVYIDPSPTAADLLAAVKPDVYVKGKEYETNQDPRFTHEREIVESAGGRVVFSSGDVVFSSTALIASLERSIDPYHARLGQLLSREELDPARLSSLISAFRGKRVLVVGETILDVYSLCDQPEVAAESPVLTLRPLERRRYDGASAIIARHLASLGANPVLLTGLAEHDQGLRLRLEAEGVEVASVRIPGEMPEKHRYLVGAQKVMKVNCLSPIVLDARTQDELILQAVRHATSCDAAIVADFGNGLLSPELIVRLGSALRPRVGTLAGDVSGPRSPLTSFRNFDLLTPSESEVRGATRSFDESLPAAAWRVIRESGCANLIITLGGDGLIAFEPLAGATAGDADDPNRSRVRGEHVPALSGFPVDPLGCGDALLATSTLALASGATPLQAAFLGSLSAAAEAQRLGNIPIGSQDLRQGLMRLSSATLALGLDHAFPAMQPTPRDGLLAS from the coding sequence ATGGCGAAGCGTGCCGGCAGTTCGGGTTCTGGTGGAGGGGGTGGTGAGGGCGGTCGCGCCTCGGCTACCGGCAAGGTGCTCTCGCGCGAAGACCTCATCGCACGCCGCGATGCCGCCCGGAAGAAGGGCCTCCGCGTCGCCCAGTGCCACGGCTGCTTCGACATCGTCCACCCCGGTCACATTCGCCACCTGCGACAGGCCAGAAGCCACGCCGACGTCCTCCTCGTGAGCATCACGGGCGACGCCGCATACTCCAAGCGTCAGGGCGCGCCGCTCATCCCCGAGGAACTCCGAGCCGAGAATCTCGCCGAGCTCGACTGCGTGGACTGGGTCTACATCGACCCGTCCCCGACGGCCGCCGACCTGCTCGCTGCGGTCAAACCCGATGTCTACGTGAAGGGCAAGGAGTACGAAACAAACCAGGACCCGCGATTCACTCACGAGCGAGAGATCGTCGAGTCCGCGGGCGGCCGCGTCGTCTTCTCGTCGGGCGATGTGGTCTTCTCCTCGACCGCCCTCATCGCCTCGCTCGAGCGATCCATCGATCCCTACCACGCCCGTCTGGGCCAACTCCTCTCGCGCGAGGAACTCGATCCGGCGCGCCTTTCCTCGCTGATCAGCGCGTTCCGTGGCAAGCGCGTGCTCGTCGTGGGTGAGACGATCCTCGATGTCTACTCCCTCTGCGACCAGCCCGAAGTGGCCGCCGAATCACCCGTGCTCACCCTGCGCCCGCTCGAACGCCGTCGGTACGACGGCGCCTCGGCGATCATCGCCCGCCACCTCGCATCGCTGGGCGCGAATCCAGTTCTCCTCACGGGCCTCGCCGAGCACGACCAGGGCCTGCGCCTCCGCCTCGAGGCCGAGGGCGTCGAGGTCGCCTCTGTCCGGATCCCCGGCGAGATGCCCGAGAAGCACCGCTACCTCGTCGGCGCCCAGAAAGTGATGAAGGTCAACTGCCTGAGCCCGATCGTGCTCGATGCGCGGACGCAGGACGAACTGATCCTCCAGGCCGTGCGCCACGCCACGTCGTGTGACGCCGCCATCGTCGCCGACTTCGGCAACGGCTTGCTCTCGCCCGAACTCATCGTCCGTCTCGGCTCGGCGTTGCGCCCCCGCGTCGGCACGCTCGCGGGCGATGTCAGCGGGCCACGCTCGCCACTGACCAGTTTCCGCAACTTCGACCTCCTCACGCCCAGCGAGAGCGAGGTTCGCGGCGCGACGCGATCCTTCGACGAGAGCCTCCCCGCCGCCGCGTGGCGCGTCATCCGCGAGAGCGGCTGCGCCAACCTCATTATCACCCTCGGTGGCGACGGCCTCATCGCCTTCGAGCCACTCGCGGGCGCAACCGCCGGCGACGCGGACGACCCCAATCGCTCACGCGTCCGGGGCGAGCACGTCCCGGCGCTCAGCGGGTTCCCCGTCGATCCCCTCGGTTGCGGCGATGCGCTCCTCGCGACGAGCACGCTCGCCCTCGCCTCCGGTGCCACGCCGCTCCAGGCCGCCTTCCTCGGCTCGCTCTCGGCAGCAGCAGAAGCCCAGCGCCTTGGCAACATCCCCATCGGCTCACAAGATCTGCGCCAGGGCCTCATGCGCCTCTCGAGTGCCACGCTCGCCCTCGGGCTTGACCACGCCTTCCCCGCCATGCAACCCACCCCACGCGACGGCCTGCTCGCGTCATGA
- a CDS encoding prepilin-type N-terminal cleavage/methylation domain-containing protein, with protein sequence MTHAESGRAHKNRSSDLRAFTLIELLVVIAIIALLIGLLLPALATARSTARATKCTVNVRSVTQVLAAYADDFRETFPHWSAWQTYHGDGSTNEDTPGPGWAELLEPYMGTMEAFTCAARTNPPLPVAFFLQSRYTAHLHGQVFYRSLRLPQVFTTDAFVMTGDATHESLLHEPYGTPHRVPNMDPDDARWQAVFYPGEKRPHMGLSNLGFIDGHAGRFKEFDRIRMTWDGRDHKSWDQVLPQ encoded by the coding sequence ATGACCCACGCCGAATCAGGCAGGGCCCACAAGAACCGAAGTTCCGATCTTCGAGCCTTCACCCTCATCGAACTCCTCGTCGTCATCGCCATCATCGCCCTGCTCATCGGCCTGCTCCTCCCCGCCCTCGCCACGGCAAGGTCCACCGCCCGCGCCACCAAGTGCACGGTCAACGTCCGTTCCGTCACCCAGGTCCTCGCCGCCTACGCCGACGACTTCCGCGAGACCTTCCCACACTGGTCCGCCTGGCAGACCTACCACGGCGACGGCTCCACCAACGAGGACACGCCCGGCCCAGGCTGGGCCGAACTCCTCGAGCCATACATGGGCACGATGGAAGCCTTCACCTGCGCCGCACGCACGAATCCACCGCTCCCCGTCGCGTTCTTCCTCCAGTCACGCTATACCGCCCACCTGCATGGCCAGGTCTTCTATCGCAGCCTGAGACTTCCTCAGGTCTTCACCACCGACGCCTTCGTTATGACCGGCGACGCAACCCACGAATCGCTCCTGCACGAGCCCTACGGCACACCGCACCGCGTCCCCAACATGGATCCCGACGACGCCCGCTGGCAGGCCGTCTTCTACCCAGGCGAGAAGCGGCCCCACATGGGCCTGAGCAATCTCGGCTTCATCGATGGCCACGCCGGACGATTCAAAGAGTTCGACCGCATCCGCATGACCTGGGACGGCCGCGACCACAAGAGTTGGGATCAAGTGCTCCCGCAGTGA
- the sppA gene encoding signal peptide peptidase SppA produces the protein MKRSIQAIMAAGAVGMMAIGAPALAQSFKIGTLEIKGKPAEIDDNPFAMFGGGEPTLRMLVESIHTAAKSSSNNALLVRLKDAQLSMTQTEELGAAMDAYRQTGKQVWVFGEGFATSDLLLASHADRVLAQPHGPVIFPGLYMEEMFLADTLAWIGIKADMVQVGDYKGAAEQMSRTSPSPAWDQNISQLLDSMYDNMRTHVKSGRHMSDAELDRAMEASWFCDTEKAVEVGLIDAPTDLTAIEQAFQDGPADHAISWSGSIVPEKANPMAALANPFGIFAMLAKKPEHHATDDTIAVLHINGVIVDGDSSSGGLFSGGGNVGARTVRNAIEDILNEDMIHGVIVRIDSPGGSATASETIWLGIRRLAEKKPVWVSVGGMAASGGYYIAVAADKIYVNPSSIVGSIGVVGGKMAMDGLYDLLKVHVHPRTRGPMANMFRSTKPWTDQELATVRTRMTETYELFTRRVSVGREGIDLSQTAEGRLFTGNKAIGLHMADEIGGLDKAIKDMADSLSLTSYDVMDYPTPKSFEEYMQDMFGGMAKSPVDGKAAIEGMAKAVLGDKAWPQVQQALEGAALLQKQPVILMTPSVLIEK, from the coding sequence ATGAAGCGTTCGATCCAGGCAATCATGGCAGCAGGGGCGGTGGGGATGATGGCGATCGGCGCACCGGCCCTCGCCCAGTCGTTCAAGATCGGGACCCTCGAGATCAAGGGCAAGCCCGCCGAGATAGACGACAATCCCTTCGCGATGTTCGGCGGCGGCGAGCCCACGCTCCGCATGCTCGTCGAGTCCATCCACACCGCCGCGAAGAGTTCATCCAACAACGCCCTCCTCGTCCGCCTGAAGGACGCCCAACTCTCGATGACCCAGACCGAGGAACTCGGCGCCGCCATGGACGCCTATCGCCAGACCGGCAAGCAGGTCTGGGTCTTCGGCGAAGGCTTCGCCACGTCCGACCTGCTCCTCGCCTCGCATGCCGACCGCGTCCTCGCCCAGCCGCACGGGCCCGTGATCTTCCCCGGGTTGTACATGGAGGAGATGTTCCTCGCCGACACGCTCGCGTGGATCGGGATCAAGGCCGACATGGTGCAGGTCGGCGACTACAAGGGCGCCGCCGAGCAGATGTCGCGGACCAGCCCCAGCCCCGCGTGGGACCAGAACATCTCGCAACTCCTGGACTCCATGTACGACAACATGCGCACCCACGTCAAGAGCGGGCGTCACATGAGCGACGCCGAACTCGACCGCGCCATGGAGGCATCCTGGTTCTGCGACACCGAAAAAGCCGTGGAAGTCGGCCTGATCGACGCGCCCACCGACCTCACCGCCATCGAGCAGGCCTTCCAGGATGGCCCGGCCGACCACGCCATCTCGTGGTCCGGCTCGATCGTCCCCGAGAAGGCCAACCCCATGGCCGCCCTCGCCAATCCCTTCGGCATCTTCGCGATGCTCGCCAAGAAGCCCGAGCACCACGCCACCGACGACACCATCGCCGTCCTCCACATCAACGGCGTGATCGTTGACGGCGACTCCTCCTCCGGCGGCCTCTTCAGCGGCGGCGGCAACGTCGGCGCCCGCACCGTCCGCAACGCCATCGAGGACATCCTCAACGAGGACATGATCCATGGCGTGATCGTCCGCATCGACAGCCCCGGCGGCTCCGCGACCGCCAGCGAGACCATCTGGCTCGGCATCCGTCGCCTCGCCGAGAAGAAGCCCGTCTGGGTCAGCGTCGGCGGGATGGCGGCCTCGGGCGGCTACTACATCGCCGTCGCCGCCGACAAGATCTACGTCAACCCCAGCAGCATCGTCGGTTCCATCGGCGTCGTCGGCGGCAAGATGGCCATGGACGGGCTCTACGACCTCCTCAAGGTCCACGTCCATCCGCGCACGCGCGGGCCCATGGCCAACATGTTCCGCTCCACCAAACCCTGGACCGATCAGGAACTCGCCACCGTCCGCACCCGCATGACCGAGACCTATGAACTCTTCACCCGCCGCGTGAGCGTCGGACGCGAGGGGATCGACCTCTCCCAGACCGCCGAGGGCCGCCTCTTCACGGGCAACAAGGCCATCGGGCTCCACATGGCCGACGAGATCGGCGGGCTCGACAAGGCCATCAAGGACATGGCCGACTCCCTTTCCCTCACGTCCTACGACGTCATGGACTATCCAACGCCCAAGTCCTTTGAGGAATACATGCAGGACATGTTCGGCGGCATGGCGAAGAGCCCCGTCGACGGCAAGGCCGCGATCGAGGGCATGGCCAAAGCCGTCCTCGGCGACAAGGCCTGGCCACAGGTCCAGCAGGCCCTCGAGGGCGCCGCCCTCCTCCAGAAGCAACCCGTCATCCTCATGACGCCCAGCGTGCTGATCGAGAAGTAG
- a CDS encoding metallopeptidase family protein: protein MDEALRDRFDALLEEALERLPEQVRAWLDRIPVIVEDIPDEKTLASLAQEHGEPMEPTELCGLHTGVANTERSIDATAGVELPSEIFLFREGIVQEAGGWESGDEDAEEADDAIYEQIVVTLLHELGHQFGLNEDDLKRLGYD from the coding sequence ATGGATGAGGCGCTCCGCGACCGGTTCGATGCTCTACTGGAGGAGGCTCTCGAGCGCCTCCCCGAGCAGGTCCGGGCGTGGCTCGACCGCATCCCCGTGATCGTCGAGGACATCCCCGATGAGAAAACCCTCGCCTCGCTCGCCCAAGAACATGGCGAGCCCATGGAACCGACCGAACTCTGTGGCCTGCACACGGGCGTCGCCAACACCGAGCGCTCCATCGATGCAACCGCCGGCGTCGAACTCCCCAGCGAGATCTTCCTCTTCCGAGAAGGGATCGTCCAGGAGGCCGGCGGCTGGGAAAGCGGCGATGAGGACGCGGAAGAGGCCGACGACGCCATCTATGAACAGATCGTCGTCACCCTGCTCCACGAACTCGGGCACCAGTTCGGCCTCAACGAGGACGACCTGAAACGACTCGGTTACGACTGA
- a CDS encoding OmpA family protein, whose product MSDHEEHHEESHGGGGGHGGGHGGGAHEEHEGAPEWLISFADNVALLMGFFVILLAMNMAPKTAGPMGGEGEGGGSSDTRMVDFVIALRQGFNRPFDLSSRKAEDQPFIRRILERTGGLGQAVGPVGQHQEVSGNERGDKRKVAVTVPFDDNSTEIRASSVVELEDAARFLRDQGWIIDVRGNSSPFETDSFDEAMQLCKDRAMAVVEFLMDRGVKRNNIRVILAADNDRIVPKAYDREDARANQRVEVVLTNEAIAPDPHAAFSGE is encoded by the coding sequence ATGTCCGATCACGAGGAACATCACGAGGAGTCCCATGGCGGCGGCGGCGGCCACGGCGGCGGTCATGGGGGCGGCGCGCACGAGGAGCACGAGGGTGCGCCCGAGTGGCTGATCTCGTTCGCCGACAACGTCGCGCTGCTCATGGGCTTCTTCGTTATTCTGCTCGCGATGAACATGGCGCCCAAGACCGCGGGGCCTATGGGCGGCGAGGGCGAGGGTGGCGGGAGTTCCGACACACGGATGGTTGACTTCGTGATCGCGCTGCGCCAGGGGTTCAACAGGCCGTTCGATCTGAGTTCCAGGAAGGCCGAGGATCAGCCGTTCATCCGGCGGATTCTGGAGCGGACGGGCGGGCTAGGGCAGGCCGTCGGCCCTGTGGGTCAGCACCAGGAGGTCTCTGGGAACGAGCGTGGCGACAAGCGGAAGGTGGCGGTGACGGTGCCGTTTGATGACAACTCGACGGAGATCCGCGCGTCGTCGGTCGTGGAGTTGGAGGACGCGGCGAGATTCCTTCGCGATCAGGGGTGGATCATCGACGTTCGTGGGAACTCCAGCCCGTTCGAGACGGACTCGTTCGACGAGGCGATGCAGTTGTGCAAGGACCGCGCGATGGCGGTTGTGGAGTTTCTGATGGATCGCGGCGTGAAGCGGAACAACATCCGCGTGATCCTTGCCGCGGACAACGATCGCATTGTTCCCAAGGCGTATGACCGCGAGGATGCGCGGGCGAACCAGCGCGTCGAGGTGGTGCTGACGAATGAGGCGATCGCGCCGGACCCTCACGCGGCGTTCTCGGGGGAGTAG